One genomic region from Zerene cesonia ecotype Mississippi unplaced genomic scaffold, Zerene_cesonia_1.1 Zces_u009, whole genome shotgun sequence encodes:
- the LOC119839161 gene encoding uncharacterized protein LOC119839161 yields MGDEITLDRVITVANTLEIVNFQLESYEQKEKIKTNEVNALKIKNKNDYRWNRQHNSYKEEKKTKEEIKCESIYTSTTRRDSSVRNIVNLLFQTDDPSCKYGNSKAIAIKQFNRLENRLLKNPKLKAEYASVIEEYKSLGHVKTVPSHEEDCDDAVYLPHHAVIREDKDTTKVRVVFNASCPGRNGIALNDELMVGPSLQSDLRHIIMRWRQYPICLVADIIKMYRQVKISELHTDFQRFVWREDPDQRLQHLRLLRVTFGTASAPYLAVRSLQQVAHDDGGKYPLAAERVLREFYMDDFMSGCFSVEEGKQIYKEITQLLQGGGFVLQKWSSNSEEILKEINEDVEDQAENLKLKIDEIMKILGLTWNRRTDEFEYL; encoded by the exons TTGAAATCGTTAACTTTCAACTGGAAAGTTATGAGcaaaaagaaaagataaagACTAATGAAGTTAACGCactaaagattaaaaataaaaatgattatagaTGGAACAGACAGCACAATTCGTATAAGGAAGAAAAGAAGACGA AGGAGGAAATTAAATGTGAGAGTATATACACATCAACTACTAGAAGAGATAGTTCTGTCCGCAATATAGttaatttactatttcaaACCGATGATCCAAGTTGCAAATATGGTAATTCAAAAGctattgcaataaaacaatttaatcggCTTGAGAAtaggttattaaaaaatcccaAACTTAAGGCTGAGTATGCTTCAGTCATAgaagaatataaaagtttagGTCACGTGAAAACTGTGCCATCACATGAAGAAGATTGTGATGATGCTGTATACTTACCTCACCATGCAGTGATCCGAGAGGATAAGGATACTACCAAGGTCCGAGTTGTCTTCAATGCTTCTTGTCCAGGAAGAAATGGCATCGCATTGAATGACGAACTTATGGTAGGCCCATCACTACAATCTGACTTACGTCACATTATAATGCGCTGGCGTCAATATCCAATTTGTCTCGTCGCtgacattataaaaatgtatagacAGGTTAAAATATCTGAATTACATACAGATTTTCAACGTTTTGTGTGGCGCGAAGATCCTGATCAAAGACTGCAGCATCTTCGTCTCTTACGAGTTACATTTGGTACGGCTTCAGCACCTTATCTCGCTGTTAGATCACTACAGCAAGTTGCACACGACGATGGAGGAAAGTATCCACTGGCTGCTGAAAGAGTTCTTCGTGAATTTTACATGGATGATTTTATGTCTGGTTGCTTTTCTGTGGAAGAAGGTAagcaaatttataaagaaataacacaACTACTCCAAGGAGGTGGATTTGTCTTGCAAAAATGGAGCAGTAATAGCGAAGAAAtacttaaagaaattaatgaagATGTTGAAGATCAAGCAGAAAACCTGAAACTAAAAATAGATGAAATCATGAAAATTTTGGGACTTACCTGGAACAGAAGAACTGATGAATTTGAATACCTC